A DNA window from Zingiber officinale cultivar Zhangliang chromosome 3A, Zo_v1.1, whole genome shotgun sequence contains the following coding sequences:
- the LOC122051287 gene encoding uncharacterized protein LOC122051287, with protein MAESGGGRWTGRPVRCPKCDDLLPDLADLTTHRCRGPAAAFRDSPWERNSTGLNSREEQGRLGLNPDAASRRRPTSRSDDAVPAFCRMPPEDKMRSKKTNQSRIHEAEFASKDSSMLLRQLDELRDRISRSSEFVGKPIWKLPAPTERPIWYSSPEFTSNPRERVGVSGAYSSGLNNDHGTSRKEYLHGQFDADHRKYKLLPERVTPCSNTDEEHNEKVTRAASSKTKRLHPCRAFAGATPFVICSSCFELLKLPQVILLVSKKLSKLRCGSCSEVLCIELTGNRLVVSSCSTIPEAIASSHVKVNRHERYTAQTSTKSDDSSFSEEHGGNSSSHLTSSHELMERESIDLTYLEKLKGISVASDRSEIVENPDSIVVSDVADLPIQDNLTFSLSSPKSISESGSQKEHSDEEITISNSDKFDQSYEKGEAITEIDLSVNDYSISSQDYHGIEKHQNQTFIDKTDDSLVLNTSLGDTTRINLPARDERSQVWVNSHPIPDHLVWKAEKKAGTIVPGEYWYDRYAGFWGVMGQPCLGIIPPFIEEFDYPMPENCAGGNTGVLLNRRELHRKDLNMLVTRGFPLSAGRSYLLDFSGNLSAEISGVHLANFGKLAPTVEKTGRGFGMRVPRSTVR; from the exons ATGGCAGAGAGCGGTGGCGGAAGGTGGACGGGTCGGCCGGTGCGATGTCCCAAGTGCGACGATCTCCTCCCCGACCTCGCTGATTTGACGACCCACCGCTGCCGTGGTCCGGCTGCTGCTTTCCGAG ATTCCCCGTGGGAGAGGAACTCCACAGGACTCAATTCGAGAGAAGAACAAGGTAGATTAGGGTTGAATCCAGATGCTGCGAGTAGAAGAAGACCTACCTCCAGATCGGACGATGCAGTGCCGGCATTCTGCCGAATGCCGCCGGAGGATAAAATGAGGTCTAAGAAGACGAATCAATCTCGGATTCATGAAGCTGAATTCGCCAGTAAAGACTCGTCGATGCTTCTGCGGCAGCTCGATGAACTAAGGGACCGTATCAGTAGATCATCTGAGTTTGTGGGAAAACCGATTTGGAAGCTGCCTGCACCGACTGAACGGCCAATCTGGTATTCCAGTCCGGAGTTTACGAGCAATCCAAGGGAAAGAGTGGGAGTGTCGGGAGCCTATTCTTCAGGTTTGAATAACGATCACGGAACATCTAGGAAAGAGTATCTCCATGGACAATTTGATGCAGATCACCGAAAATATAAGCTATTGCCTGAAAGAGTTACTCCCTGCTCGAACACTGATGAAGAACACAATGAAAAAGTGACAAGAGCTGCATCCTCCAAAACCAAGAGATTGCATCCTTGTCGAGCTTTCGCCGGTGCAACTCCTTTTGTGATATGCTCTAGCTGCTTTGAGCTACTGAAGCTGCCTCAAGTTATTCTTCTCGTGTCAAAAAAACTTAGCAAGTTGCGATGCGGTTCGTGCTCGGAGGTGCTCTGCATTGAACTTACTGGAAATAGGCTTGTTGTGTCTTCCTGTTCGACTATTCCAGAAGCCATTGCTAGCTCCCATGTCAAAGTGAACCGACATGAGCGATATACAGCACAAACTAGTACTAAATCAGATGATTCTTCTTTTTCTGAGGAGCATGGTGGCAATAGCTCGTCTCATTTAACATCTAGCCACGAACTTATGGAACGAGAAAGTATAGATTTAACCTATCTGGAGAAGTTGAAGGGGATTTCAGTGGCTTCTGATAGGTCTGAAATTGTGGAAAACCCAGACAGCATAGTCGTATCAGATGTCGCAGATTTACCGATTCAGGACAATTTAACTTTCTCACTATCCAGCCCAAAAAGCATTTCTGAATCTGGTAGCCAGAAGGAACATTCTGATGAAGAAATAACAATCTCCAACAGTGACAAATTTGATCAGAGTTACGAAAAAGGCGAAGCAATTACTGAGATTGATCTATCAGTGAATGATTATTCCATTTCCTCTCAGGATTACCATGGTATAGAGAAACatcaaaatcaaacatttattgACAAGACTGACGACTCATTAGTTCTAAACACAAGCCTGGGGGATACAACTCGAATTAATTTGCCAGCGAGAGATGAAAGATCTCAAGTTTGGGTTAATAGCCATCCAATTCCTGATCACTTAGTTTGGAAGGCTGAAAAAAAGGCCGGAACCATTGTTCCCGGAGAATATTG GTATGATCGATACGCTGGGTTTTGGGGTGTCATGGGACAACCGTGTCTCGGCATAATTCCT CCATTTATAGAAGAGTTCGACTATCCTATGCCAGAGAACTGTGCCGGCGGGAACACTGGTGTCCTCTTGAACAGGAGAGAGCTTCATAGAAAAGATCTCAATATGCTGGTTACTCGAGGATTTCCACTGTCAGCTGGTCGATCATACCTTCTTGATTTTTCGGGGAATCTTTCTGCTGAAATCTCTGGTGTACATCTGGCTAATTTTGGGAAGCTTGCTCCAAC
- the LOC122050244 gene encoding calcium-dependent protein kinase 2-like: MFSVSSKTFLPHHQNFPSSSCNLFSAASGSPIPSSMGNCFTKAPANSSPQPDEASDDNNINGDNNNNDSPVKMPPVPTAKPAAPIGPVLGRPMEDVRATYSVGKELGRGQFGVTHLCTHKATGKKFACKTIAKRKLTNQEDIEDVRREVQIMYHLTGQPNIVELKGAFEDKHSVHLVMELCAGGELFDRIIAKGHYTESAAAALLRTIVQIVHTCHSMGVIHRDLKPENFLLLNKDDDSPLKATDFGLSVFFKQGEVFKDIVGSAYYIAPEVLKRKYGPEADIWSIGVMLYIFLCGVPPFWAETEHGIFNAILRGQVDFSSDPWPAISPGAKDLVNKMLHLDPEQRLTAFEVLNHPWIKEDGEAPDTPLDNAVLNRLKQFRAMNQFKKAALRVIAGCLSEEEIKGLKEMFKNMDSDNSGTITLEELKKGLASQGTKLSEFEVKQLMEAADADGNGTIDYEEFITATVHMNRMDREEHLYTAFQYFDKDNSGYITKEELEQALKEKDLYDGEEIKEIISEADVDNDGRINYEEFAAMMRKGNPEPLPKKRRDVVI; encoded by the exons ATGTTCTCTGTCTCCTCCAAAACTTTCCTTCCCCACCACCAAAACTTTCCTTCCTCCTCATGCAATCTCTTCTCCGCTGCCTCCGGTAGCCCCATCCCCTCCTCCATGGGCAATTGCTTCACCAAGGCTCCGGCGAACTCCTCCCCGCAGCCGGACGAGGCCAGCGATGACAATAACATCAACGGCGACAATAACAATAATGATTCTCCCGTGAAGATGCCCCCCGTCCCGACCGCGAAGCCGGCTGCCCCCATCGGGCCCGTCCTCGGCCGCCCCATGGAGGACGTCCGCGCCACCTACTCCGTCGGCAAGGAGCTCGGCCGCGGCCAGTTCGGGGTCACCCACCTCTGCACCCACAAGGCCACCGGGAAAAAGTTCGCCTGCAAGACCATCGCCAAGCGCAAGCTCACCAACCAGGAGGACATCGAGGACGTGCGGCGCGAGGTCCAGATCATGTACCACCTCACCGGCCAGCCCAACATCGTCGAGCTCAAGGGCGCCTTCGAGGACAAGCACTCCGTCCACCTCGTCATGGAGCTCTGCGCCGGCGGCGAGCTCTTCGACCGCATCATCGCCAAGGGCCACTACACAGAGAGCGCCGCCGCCGCCCTCCTCCGCACCATCGTCCAGATCGTCCACACCTGCCACTCCATGGGCGTCATCCACCGCGACCTCAAGCCCGAAAACTTCCTCCTCCTCAACAAGGACGACGACTCCCCTCTCAAAGCCACCGACTTCGGCCTCTCCGTCTTCTTCAAACAAG GCGAGGTGTTCAAGGACATCGTCGGCAGTGCATATTACATAGCACCTGAAGTCCTCAAGAGAAAATACGGTCCGGAAGCAGATATCTGGAGCATCGGAGTCATGCTTTACATCTTTCTCTGTGGAGTTCCTCCTTTTTGGGCTG AAACGGAACATGGGATCTTCAATGCTATTCTGAGAGGGCAGGTTGACTTTTCTAGCGATCCATGGCCTGCCATTTCGCCCGGAGCTAAAGATCTCGTTAACAAGATGCTGCATTTGGATCCCGAACAGAGACTGACTGCTTTTGAAGTTCTGA ACCATCCTTGGATCAAAGAAGATGGAGAAGCACCCGATACACCACTCGATAACGCGGtcctcaatcgattgaagcaGTTCCGAGCGATGAACCAATTCAAGAAGGCTGCTTTAAGG GTGATAGCAGGATGCTTGTCTGAAGAGGAGATCAAGGGGCTGAAGGAAATGTTCAAGAACATGGATTCCGACAACAGCGGAACGATAACTCTCGAAGAACTGAAGAAAGGGCTTGCCTCCCAAGGCACAAAGCTCTCCGAATTCGAAGTCAAACAGCTAATGGAAGCT GCCGACGCGGACGGCAACGGAACAATCGACTACGAGGAGTTCATCACAGCCACAGTCCACATGAACAGAATGGACAGAGAAGAGCATCTCTACACGGCGTTCCAGTACTTCGACAAGGATAACAGCGG TTACATCACCAAGGAAGAACTTGAGCAAGCTCTGAAGGAGAAGGACCTCTACGACGGAGAGGAGATCAAAGAGATCATTTCTGAGGCGGATGTGGACAAT GATGGAAGAATAAACTACGAGGAGTTCGCGGCGATGATGCGGAAAGGGAACCCCGAGCCGCTGCCCAAGAAGAGAAGGGACGTGGTTATTTGA